The Anabaena sp. PCC 7108 region AATATTTTGTTGAATACTAGCTTTCCTGGGAATTATTTCTAATCCTGTGGCTTTGAGAGCAGTGTCTTTACGTCCATGAGTTTCTAAAATGCCTATAACAACATCAATCCCCTCTTGTTTAAGTTGATGTGCTTCTTCCAGCATTTTATAAGTTTTACCCACACCGGGAGCCATCCCAATGAATATTTTATGCTTTCCGCGTCGAGCAGGACGGATATAAGAACTGTCAAGAGAAGAAATAGAGGGATTAAACATACATTAAGTTCTTACTGATTACTTCATTTTATCCAATGATAGATTCAGCTTTAAAACATTCACCCCCGGTTCACCAAATATCCCCAAAAAGCGACCATCAGTGTGTTGAGAAATTAAAGTTTCTAATTGCTTTGGTTGAATTCCTCGTGCTTTTGCTACCCGTGCAATTTGTACTTTTGCACCTTCAGGGGTAATGTGAGGATCAAGACTAGAACCAGAAGTGTAAACTAAATCAGCAGTAGGTTGAACACCCGCTTTTTTAAGTCTATTGATTTCACCTTCATTACCATTAATACGTTCTAGCAATGCTGGATTACTAGGAGCTAAATTACTAGCACCAGATACACCAGTTTTCAAAATATCAGCTTCATCCTTTTTTGTATTAACCGTACTGTAATTAGTCGTGCTGGGACGACCCCAAAAATACTTTTCACTCGTAAAAGATTGACCAATTAAAGCTGAACCAATAATCACACCTTGAGAGTTTTTAATTAAACTACCATTCGCTTGACCAGAAAAAGCAACTTGTCCTAAAACTAACATAAGTAACGGATAAATAAAAGCCGTTATCACCCACAAAACCAAAGTCGAACGAATCGCCTTACTAACTTGATGTTTCTGACTCATATTAAAAGCTCCCTAATTTAAAAATCACAACAAAAAATTCTCTCTGCGCCTCTGCGTCTATGCGTGATAAAAAACTTATTAAAATCTCTCCTAACCCAGATCCCCGACTTCTTTTTTTATCTTGTCAATAAATTATGAATCGATCTCAGAAGTCGGGGATCTTATTAGTCCTCATTAAAACCTCTCCGGCTGAAAAATTACAACAAACAAATAAACACAAAGACACAGAGTAACAAGCCCCAACAAAGTAATCGTATAAGCCGAAAACCGCGATTCTGATCCTGGTGTTACTGCTTGGACTGCTGGTGCTAATAATACGTTAAAGCAAAGTAGTAAAAACAGACCGAGAGGAACACGATTTCGTTTATAGTTGATGATTTCTGATAGTTGGTTCATAATTTAAGAAAGTGAAGGAGTTTTGATTAGGCTAGTCCTACAGATGCAATGAAAACGTCAATAATTTTGATAGCAATAAAAGGAGCAATCACGCCACCTAATCCGTAAATAAAGATGTTTCTTTGCAAAAGTTGGTCAGCAGTGAGAGGACGAAATTTCACACCGGTTAATGCTAAAGGAATCAGAGCCGGAATAATCAAAGCATTGTAAATCAGTGCTGATAAAACAGCAGATTGGGTACTTACTAAACCCATAATATTTAAACCACTCACACCAATACCAGGGAAAATTGCGGGAATAATTGCAAAGTATTTGGCGACATCATTAGCAATTGAAAAAGTTGTCAAAGCACCACGAGTAATTAGTAATTGTTTACCAATAGTGACGATATCAATTAATTTGGTCGGGTCAGAATCCAAGTCCACCATATTTGCAGCTTCTTTCGCTGCTTGTGTACCAGAATTCATTGCTACCCCCACATTTGCTTGAGCTAAAGCCGGAGCATCATTAGTTCCATCTCCAGTCATAGCCACCAATTTTCCTTGAGATTGTTCACTGCGAATTACTTCAATTTTATCCTCTGGAGTTGCTTCAGCAATAAAATCATCTACACCAGCTTCTTGAGCTATGACCGCAGCCGTAAGACGATTATCACCTGTCAGCATTACAGTTTTTATTCCCATACGTCGCATTTGATCAAATCGTTCTTTAATCCCCGGTTTAATAATATCTTTGAGATAAATTACACCATAAATATCACCATCTTGACACACTGCTAATGGTGTTCCGCCTAATTTAGAAACTCGCTCATAAGCTGCATCTAATTCTGGTGTTAATTGTCCATTTCGAGAACGGACAAATCCCTTAATTGCATCTACAGCACCTTTGCGAATTTCTACACCATTTGGTAAATCAATTCCACTCATGCGAGTTTTTGCTGAAAATTCAATACCTTCTGCATTTTGGGGATTAAAATCTAACTTTGCTCCTAAAGCTTCTGCTAATTTAACAATTGATTTTCCTTCGGGAGTTTCATCAAAAATACTTGATGCCAAAGAAATTTGAGCAACTTCATCCAGAGCATGACCTTTGACTGGAATAAATTCCTCCGCCATGCGATTTCCTAAAGTAATTGTTCCCGTTTTATCTAAAACCAAAGTATTAATATCTCCACAGGCTTCTACAGCCCTTCCAGATGTAGCTATGACATTAAATTGAGCAACCCTATCCATACCTGCAATCCCAATTGCACTTAATAAACCACCAATTGTTGTGGGAATTAACGCCACTAATAAGGCAATTAATACCGCAATACTTACAGGTGATTTAACATAAACTGACACTGTAGGTAGAGTAGCAATTACCACTAAAAAAACTTGAGTTAGCACTGCCAAAAGTACAGTTAAAGCAATTTCATTGGGGGTTTTAGTACGAGAAGCCCCTTCAACTAAAGCAATCATTCTGTCAATAAAACCTTGACCTGGATCTGATGTCACCCTAATTGTTAATTCATCAGAATTAATGCGAGTTCCTCCAGTTACAGAACTAGCAATATCAGTTCCTGGCTGTTTCAATACTGGTGCAGATTCTCCAGTAATAGCAGATTCATCTACAGCAGCCACCCCAGCAATTACTTCTCCGTCTGCGGGAATAACATCACCAGCAATAACTTTAATTTGGTCACCACGACGCAAAGTAGTAGAATTAACTTCTTGAATAGAACCGTCAGGGAGAAGTTTTCGGGCTGTGACATCTGATTTTGTCGCTCTTAAAGAATCAGCTTGAGCTTTTCCTCTACCTTCAGCAACAGCTTCGGCAAAATTGGCAAAAACAAGAGTAAAAAACAAAATAATCGTAATTAAACCATTAAAAAGTCGTGGGTTATTACCAGGAGTAACACCAAAAAGATTCGGTTCAATAGTTACTAAAGCCGTAATAATTGTCCCCACCCACACCAAAAACATCACAGGATTTTTCAGCATATTGCGTGGGTCTAATTTGACAAACGCTTGCTTAAATGCACGAGAATAAATTCCAGTAGTTTTAACTTTGGGAGTATGTTTACGTTCTTGTCGAGTTTTTGTAGTTTTCATGGAAATTTAGTTATTTTTTAACGCAGAGGGGCGCGGAGGTTAGCGCGGAGGTACGCTGAGGTTTTGGTTTTTGTTAACTTCCTTTTGCAATCAAAAACCATTCAGCAATGGGACCTAAAACTAATACAGGAAAGAAGGTTAACGCCCCAAGAATTAAAATTACTCCACCTGTAACTCCGGTAAATAAACGAGTATCAGTTCTGAGGGTACCGGCAGTCATGGGAACTGGTTGTTTTCTAGAAATACCATCTGCTAGTAACAATAAAGCGATGATAGGAATGTAACGACCGGCTAAAATGCTGACACTGGCACTGAGATTCCACCACAAGGTATTATCTCCCAAACCTTCAAAACCAGAACCATTATTAGCAGCAGCGGAAGCATATTCATAAACTACTTGAGAAACGCCATGAAATCCTGGGTTACTAATACCTGAAAGAGTATCGGGAAAGGCAAAAACTATCGCCCAAGGAATTAAAACTGCGAAAGGATGAACTAATAAAACTACGCTGGAAAGAACTATTTCTTGTTTCTCAATTTTTCGTCCTAAAAATTCTGGTGTTCTTCCTACCATCAAACCAGTGAGAAATACTGCCAAAATCAAGTAGATAAATAAATATGCCGTGCCGGTTCCTTGTCCTCCCCAAATAATTTGTAAAAATAGATTTGAGAGTGTAGAAAATCCTCCAGGAGGCATTAAAGAATCGTGCATTCCGTTGACAGCGCCACACATTGTTGCTGTTGTCATCACTGCCCAAAGTGCTGTTTGCGCCCAACCAAATCTGACTTCTTTTCCTTCTAAATTGGGTTGCTGTGATCCTAATAAAGAATTAACAAGAGGATTGCCTTGATATTCACCAATTGCTGTTATTACTACCAAAAAAAGAAAGATGATAAATACCATCCAAAATACTAGCCAAGCTTGTTTGAGATTATTAGCAAATACCCCGTAGGTGTAAATAAAGGCTGAAGGGATAGAAATCATTGCCCAAGTTGCTAATAAATTGGAAAAACCGTTGGGATTTTCAAAGGGGTGGGCTGAGTTAATACCAAAAAAACCGCCACCATTTTCACCTATTTGTTTGATTATCTCATAATGGGCAACTGGTCCGCGTGCGATCGCTTGAGTAGCACCTTCTAATGTTGTCGCTGTTGCCACTCCTGCAAGGGTTTCCGGTACACCAGCCATGATTAATAATAATCCCCCGACAACGGACATAGGTAGTAAAATTCGGGTAATTGCTTTAGTTAAATCACCGTAAAAGTTGCCTAATCCTCTCCCCGTTAAACCACGAATAAAGGCAATACCCACTGCTAAACCTGTCGCGGCTGAAGTAAACATTAAAAAACCTAAAGCAAAGGTTTGACTGGCATAACTGTATGTTGTTTCTCCAGAATAATGTTGTTGATCTGTGTTAGTTAAAAAAGAGAGAGTGGTGTGTAATGCCAAATCCCAACTTGGCGCTTTTAACTCTGTAGGATTTAGTGGTAAAAATCCTTGAGTCATCAATATCAAAAATACCAAAATCGCCATAGCAAGATTACTATAAATCACAGCTTTTGCATATTGCCAACCTGTCATCTCATCTTCTGGACGAACTCCACTTAATAAGAAAATTATTTTTTCTAAAGGATTTAACACAGAGTCGAGCAGTGTTCTTTCTCCTAGAAAAACGCGAGCGATATATCTCCCTAATAAAGGAGTAGTGGCAATGACAAGAATTAATGTCAATGCAATTTGCATCCAACCTTGTAACATGAATTATAAAAACTCCTAGCAGTATCAGTAAAATTCAGTAAAACCAATTTTTGAATTATTCAGCCATATCGTAGTCTGGATGAATTTATATCATTGATGATTTTCGGAATAAAAACAAGGAATACAATGATATAAAAACTGTTTATTTTTTATATTTATCTATCTACCTAAAGATATATATCAGTGTTTAGTAAAGTTTAGGGAAAATCTAAACGCTAGTAAACAAGATACCCGAATTCTTTAATAAGTCGAGGATCTAAACTTTGATAATTGCTATAGTTATATAAGTTGAGAAAAGGTAACTTAGTAAATGGTATATTTTAAAAATAAATTAATAAACAATAACTTACGCGTTGGTAAAATATTACTGATTGTGACTATATTTATCTTTCTAGGAGTTTTAGAATATTCCACCCCAAATGATTATGTTTTTGGATATCTCTACAGTGGAGCAATTTTATTAGTTAATTCTTGGTTTGGGGGAATAGCAACAACAAGCGCAACATTTGTTGCTGTTTTTCTAACCATGTTAAATGTGTGGATACCCGTAAGGGAAGTCATTCAGGCTTCTACTATTGCGAGTCGAGTAATTGCAGCAACAGCATTAATAGTCACAGGATTTTTAAGTCAACGATTGCGAAAATCTCAAAAAGCCATTGCACTTACTCAAACTCAACTAGAAGCCCAATCCCAATTAGTGAGGCTGCGAGAAGATTTTGCCTCCACACTTACCCATGATTTAAAAACTCCACTTTTAGGTGCAATTGAAACTATTAAAGCCTTTCAACAAGAAAAATTTGGTGCAGTTTTACCAAGCCAACAGAAAGTTTTGGCAACAATGGCGCGGAGTCATGAAACTTCTTTAGATTTATTAGAAACTTTGTTAGATGTTTATCGCAATGATACTGAAGGCTTAAAACTGGATTTAGCTCCTGTGGATTTAAGTATTTTAGCAGAAACGGCAGCGGCTACTTTGATTGAATTAGCGGCAAATCGTCGCATACATCTATCCTTAAACTATGGTAACTCCGATTGGAAGCGATCGCTTTGGGTTAACGGCGATGCTTTGCAACTGCAACGAGTTTTTAGCAATCTCCTCATCAATGCTATCAACCATTCTCGACGCGGTGATCATGTCGAAGTTGTCTTAGAACCCCAAGCTTCCTATCAAGTAGTGAAAATTTTAGATACGGGTGCAGGGATTCAACCCGAACAGTTTCCCTACTTATTTGAACGATTTTACCAAGGAAATAGCGATAGCGGCGGGCTTTCCCAACGCCAAGCTAAAGGTTCTGGATTAGGGCTTTACTTATCTCGGCAAATTATTGAAGCCCATAACGGTATAATATGGGCAGAAAACAGAGTTCCCAATGGTGCCATTTTTGGTTTCAAGCTCCCTGTTTTGCCATTTCAGTCTTAAATACATTAGATGTCTTCTACCAAAATAAAAATCCTTCTAGTTGAGGATGATGAACTTTTCCGTTTGGGCTTGCGTGTGCGATTGCAGCAGGAAACTGGTTTGGAGATTATCGCCGAAGCAGAAGATGGTGAAATGGCCATTGAGTTAGTAAACCAGCATTCTCTCGATGTCGTTCTTTTAGATGTAGGATTACCAGGAATCGGGGGAATTGAAGCCTGTCACCAAATTAAACAAAAATATCCTAATTTGCCAGTTTTAGTCCTCACTTCCCATGCTGAAAAATCCCTAATTGCGCGGTTAATTGCAGCGGGCGCTCAAGGCTATTGTCTCAAAGGAATTGTCGCTGAAAAATTGGTTTTAGCTCTCCGTTCTGTAGCTGCTGGAGCATCTTGGTGGGATGAAACTGCAACTAAAGAAATTCGTTCTTCTTTTGCATTTGATTCATCTCATATCCGTTCAGAAAATATTTTAAAAGCCTCCAATCCTCTTACTCACCGAGAAGAAGAAATTCTCACACTTCTAGCCGCCGGCAAAACCAATCATCAAATAGCTGAAACTCTTTACATTACAGATGGAACTGTCAGGGTTCATGTTCATGCAATATTGCATAAGTTGGGAGTCGGTGATCGTCAAAGTGCTGTTGTTGTCGCTTTACAAAAACATTTAATTAATCCCTTATAACTGAAATAGTCTTTAATTAAAAATTACGAATTACGACCTGTGGTACTAGACTTTACAGCTTTAATCTGGCAATATGTCCTGGCATAACTAATTATATTCACCAAAACTCGAAAATATAGAATATAATCATCAGCTAATCTTAGTTATGTTTGGCATGAGATATTTTAAAGGGTGTAATCTTATACTAGAAACCAGTAATAGTGTAAAAAAGTTATCATTGGTTTCTATATCTTGAGAGGCAGGAGAGATAATGTGTTGTATAAATATAGGAATCCTATAGATAATGCTAACTAGCGAAAAAAATGAATAAGAGTAAGATAGAAATATTTTTAACATCAACTTCAACAAACATCTAGAAAATAGTAAATTCAGATTTACTCTCTTGAGGTGATCAGAGCAATCACTCAATTCTTAACAATCAAATTTACGAGTAATTCATCTGTTATCTCTAAGTATTGACAGGCTAGAACTTCAGTTTAATTGAGTACAAACTAAATGGGACAAGGTTTTTTACAAATTGCGTTAACGCTGTGTATCGTCATATTCATTACTCCCAAATTGGGAAAATACATAGCCAGTGTATTTTTAGGAGAAAGCACAATACTTGATCCTATTATCAACCCAATCGAGAAAATTCTCTATATACTAGGGGGTGTCCGCAAAAAAGATGAGATGACTGTTTGGCAGTATATTCGGGCAGTAATATGCACCAATTTCATCATGGGAATTTCTGTATATTTACTAATTTCTTTTCAAAGACTTTTACCCTGGAATCCTAACGGCTTTGGGGCGATGAAATGGGATACGTTACTGCACACGACTATTTCTTTTCTAACTAATACTGACCA contains the following coding sequences:
- the kdpC gene encoding K(+)-transporting ATPase subunit C — translated: MSQKHQVSKAIRSTLVLWVITAFIYPLLMLVLGQVAFSGQANGSLIKNSQGVIIGSALIGQSFTSEKYFWGRPSTTNYSTVNTKKDEADILKTGVSGASNLAPSNPALLERINGNEGEINRLKKAGVQPTADLVYTSGSSLDPHITPEGAKVQIARVAKARGIQPKQLETLISQHTDGRFLGIFGEPGVNVLKLNLSLDKMK
- the kdpF gene encoding K(+)-transporting ATPase subunit F produces the protein MNQLSEIINYKRNRVPLGLFLLLCFNVLLAPAVQAVTPGSESRFSAYTITLLGLVTLCLCVYLFVVIFQPERF
- the kdpB gene encoding potassium-transporting ATPase subunit KdpB, whose protein sequence is MKTTKTRQERKHTPKVKTTGIYSRAFKQAFVKLDPRNMLKNPVMFLVWVGTIITALVTIEPNLFGVTPGNNPRLFNGLITIILFFTLVFANFAEAVAEGRGKAQADSLRATKSDVTARKLLPDGSIQEVNSTTLRRGDQIKVIAGDVIPADGEVIAGVAAVDESAITGESAPVLKQPGTDIASSVTGGTRINSDELTIRVTSDPGQGFIDRMIALVEGASRTKTPNEIALTVLLAVLTQVFLVVIATLPTVSVYVKSPVSIAVLIALLVALIPTTIGGLLSAIGIAGMDRVAQFNVIATSGRAVEACGDINTLVLDKTGTITLGNRMAEEFIPVKGHALDEVAQISLASSIFDETPEGKSIVKLAEALGAKLDFNPQNAEGIEFSAKTRMSGIDLPNGVEIRKGAVDAIKGFVRSRNGQLTPELDAAYERVSKLGGTPLAVCQDGDIYGVIYLKDIIKPGIKERFDQMRRMGIKTVMLTGDNRLTAAVIAQEAGVDDFIAEATPEDKIEVIRSEQSQGKLVAMTGDGTNDAPALAQANVGVAMNSGTQAAKEAANMVDLDSDPTKLIDIVTIGKQLLITRGALTTFSIANDVAKYFAIIPAIFPGIGVSGLNIMGLVSTQSAVLSALIYNALIIPALIPLALTGVKFRPLTADQLLQRNIFIYGLGGVIAPFIAIKIIDVFIASVGLA
- the kdpA gene encoding potassium-transporting ATPase subunit KdpA, which gives rise to MLQGWMQIALTLILVIATTPLLGRYIARVFLGERTLLDSVLNPLEKIIFLLSGVRPEDEMTGWQYAKAVIYSNLAMAILVFLILMTQGFLPLNPTELKAPSWDLALHTTLSFLTNTDQQHYSGETTYSYASQTFALGFLMFTSAATGLAVGIAFIRGLTGRGLGNFYGDLTKAITRILLPMSVVGGLLLIMAGVPETLAGVATATTLEGATQAIARGPVAHYEIIKQIGENGGGFFGINSAHPFENPNGFSNLLATWAMISIPSAFIYTYGVFANNLKQAWLVFWMVFIIFLFLVVITAIGEYQGNPLVNSLLGSQQPNLEGKEVRFGWAQTALWAVMTTATMCGAVNGMHDSLMPPGGFSTLSNLFLQIIWGGQGTGTAYLFIYLILAVFLTGLMVGRTPEFLGRKIEKQEIVLSSVVLLVHPFAVLIPWAIVFAFPDTLSGISNPGFHGVSQVVYEYASAAANNGSGFEGLGDNTLWWNLSASVSILAGRYIPIIALLLLADGISRKQPVPMTAGTLRTDTRLFTGVTGGVILILGALTFFPVLVLGPIAEWFLIAKGS
- a CDS encoding sensor histidine kinase KdpD, with the translated sequence MVYFKNKLINNNLRVGKILLIVTIFIFLGVLEYSTPNDYVFGYLYSGAILLVNSWFGGIATTSATFVAVFLTMLNVWIPVREVIQASTIASRVIAATALIVTGFLSQRLRKSQKAIALTQTQLEAQSQLVRLREDFASTLTHDLKTPLLGAIETIKAFQQEKFGAVLPSQQKVLATMARSHETSLDLLETLLDVYRNDTEGLKLDLAPVDLSILAETAAATLIELAANRRIHLSLNYGNSDWKRSLWVNGDALQLQRVFSNLLINAINHSRRGDHVEVVLEPQASYQVVKILDTGAGIQPEQFPYLFERFYQGNSDSGGLSQRQAKGSGLGLYLSRQIIEAHNGIIWAENRVPNGAIFGFKLPVLPFQS
- a CDS encoding response regulator transcription factor, whose protein sequence is MSSTKIKILLVEDDELFRLGLRVRLQQETGLEIIAEAEDGEMAIELVNQHSLDVVLLDVGLPGIGGIEACHQIKQKYPNLPVLVLTSHAEKSLIARLIAAGAQGYCLKGIVAEKLVLALRSVAAGASWWDETATKEIRSSFAFDSSHIRSENILKASNPLTHREEEILTLLAAGKTNHQIAETLYITDGTVRVHVHAILHKLGVGDRQSAVVVALQKHLINPL